In the genome of Patagioenas fasciata isolate bPatFas1 chromosome 12, bPatFas1.hap1, whole genome shotgun sequence, one region contains:
- the LOC136106817 gene encoding olfactory receptor 12D1-like, whose amino-acid sequence MLNQTELSEFILLGFSDIQGLQHFFFTFFLLLYLTSLLGNGAIVTMVIAEPRLHTPMYFFLRNLSCLDITYSTVTVPKMLTGLLFGHQPISFGGCLAQIHFFHFLGSTEAMLLATMAYDRYVAICNPLRYTLVMSPRTCLLLATASWSIGFVHATIHSVMTSQLTFCGHNHIHHFFCDIKPLLKLACSSTSLNMTLLNILATSVALGSFALIVLSYLYIICFIFHKVRSQEGRWKPFSTCASHLTVVALLYIPVLFNYTPLSSGNSLQRDVQVSLLYSVVTPALNPLIYTLRNQEMRSALKKMLGKKTLSWGNVVKTRTRLRM is encoded by the coding sequence ATGCTGAACCAGACAGAACTCAGCGAGTTCATCCTTTTGGGCTTCAGCGATATCCAGGGGCTGCAGCACTTTTTCTTCACCTTCTTCCTGTTGCTCTACTTGACCAGTCTTCTGGGAAATGGTGCCATTGTGACCATGGTGATAGCTGAGCCCCGTCTTCACACACCAATGTACTTCTTCCTGAGGAACCTGTCCTGCCTGGACATCACCTACTCCACAGTCACTGTTCCCAAGATGTTGACTGGCCTTCTCTTTGGGCATCAGCCCATCTCTTTTGGTGGGTGCTTGGCTCAGATCCACTTCTTCCACTTCCTGGGCAGTACTGAGGCTATGCTACTGGCCACCAtggcctacgaccgctacgtGGCCATCTGCAATCCTTTGCGCTACACCCTTGTCATGAGTCCCCGGACTTGTCTGCTGCTGGCCACGGCCAGCTGGTCCATTGGTTTTGTGCATGCCACGATACACTCAGTCATGACCTCTCAGCTGACTTTCTGTGGCCACAACCACATTCATCACTTCTTCTGTGACATCAAGCCATTGTTGAAATTGGCTTGCAGTAGTACCAGCCTCAACATGACCCTCCTCAATATTCTTGCCACATCTGTTGCACTAGGCTCCTTTGCCCTAATAGTCCTCTCCTACCTCTACATCATCTGCTTCATCTTCCATAAAGTCCGGTCCCAGGAAGGAAGATGGAAGCCCTTCTCCACCTGTGCCTCCCACCTCACCGTTGTGGCACTGTTGTACATTCCAGTGCTCTTCAATTATACACCACTCTCGTCAGGAAACTCCCTTCAAAGGGATGTGCAAGTGTCCCTCCTGTACAGTGTTGTCACCCCAGCTCTGAACCCCTTGATCTACACTCTTAGGAACCAGGAGATGAGATCTGCCCTGAAAAAAATGCTAGGGAAAAAAACTCTTTCCTGGGGTAATGTGGTTAAAACAAGGACAAGGCTCAGAATGTAG
- the LOC136106818 gene encoding olfactory receptor 10A7-like, which produces MKPGNQTVATHFFLSGFAFHGKMQLLFFMLISVMFLATLIGNSLIVVITTIDPVLHTPMYYLLKNLALTEICYSLTIVPKMLAVLLVERKVISFTACALQLNCVILFVTCECFLLGAMAYDRQAAICHPLHYATMMNRDRCFKMAIGSWLCGVPVALGFTTWLFTLPFCGRNTIDHFFCDVSPLLKLVCVDTAFFELLIFIAIVLIVMIPFSLIAISYLCIIHAVLQIPLAVGQRRAFSTCAAHLVVVTLFYSTAGIIHLRPKSSLSSDMKKMVSLSYTVVTPMLNPIIYSLRNQEVKQSLRTCIDKWLLGKQMTGFLLSR; this is translated from the coding sequence ATGAAGCCAGGAAACCAAACCGTTGCTACTCACTTCTTCCTTTCGGGGTTTGCCTTCCATGGCAAGATGCAGCTCCTGTTTTTCATGCTGATTTCTGTCATGTTCCTGGCCACGTTGATAGGGAACTCTCTAATTGTTGTGATCACAACCATTGACCCTGTCCTACACACGCCCATGTACTACCTCCTAAAGAACCTTGCCTTGACAGAAATCTGCTACAGcctcaccattgtccccaagatgCTTGCAGTTCTGCTGGTGGAGAGAAAAGTTATTTCCTTCACAGCTTGCGCCTTGCAGCTCAACTGCGTCATTCTTTTTGTCACCTGTGAGTGTTTCCTCTTAGGAGCAATGGCTTATGACCGGCAAGCGGCAATATGCCACCCATTGCATTATGCCACCATGATGAACAGGGATCGCTGCTTCAAGATGGCCATTGGGTCTTGGCTGTGTGGTGTCCCCGTGGCTCTGGGCTTCACCACGTGGTTATTTACCCTGCCCTTCTGTGGGAGAAACACAATTGATCATTTCTTTTGTGATGTTTCTCCTTTGCTGAAGCTGGTGTGTGTAGACACAGCCTTCTTTGAACTGCTGATTTTTATTGCTATTGTCCTAATAGTGATGATTCCCTTTTCTCTGATTGCCATCTCCTACCTTTGCATTATCCATGCGGTTCTTCAGATACCCTTGGCTGTGGGCCAGAGGCGAGCCTTTTCCACCTGTGCAGCTCACCTGGTGGTTGTGACTCTTTTCTACAGCACAGCTGGCATCATTCACCTGCGACCCAAGTCCAGCCTCTCATCCGACATGAAGAAAATGGTGTCCCTGTCTTACACAGTTGTCACTCCCATgctcaaccccatcatctacagCTTGAGGAACCAGGAAGTCAAGCAAAGCCTGAGGACATGCATTGACAAGTGGTTACTCGGGAAGCAGATGACTGGTTTTTTGCTCTCCAGATGA
- the LOC136106902 gene encoding olfactory receptor 12D3-like, with the protein MLNQTELSEFILLGLTDIQGLQHFFFTFFLLLYLTSLLGNGAIVTMVIAEPRLHTPMYFFLGNLSCLDIIYSTVTGPKMLTGLLFGHQPISFGGCLAQLHFFHFLGSTEAVLLATMAYDRYVAICNPLRYTLAMSPQTCLLLATASWSIGFVHATIHSVMTSQLTFCGHNHIRHFFCDIKPLLNLACSSTSLNMTLLNVITTSVVLGPFALIVLSCLYIICFIFHKVRSQEGRWKPFSTCASHLTVVALFYIPVLFNYTPPSSGSSLQRDVQVSLLYSAVTPALNPLIYTLRNQEMRSALKKMLGKISRSWRNVTKTRTRLRTKTRLTCF; encoded by the coding sequence ATGCTGAACCAGACGGAGCTCAGCGAGTTCATCCTCTTGGGTCTCACTGATATCCAGGGGCTGCAGCACTTTTTCTTCACCTTCTTCCTGTTGCTCTACTTGACCAGTCTTCTGGGAAATGGTGCCATTGTGACCATGGTGATAGCTGAGCCCCGTCTTCACACACCAATGTACTTCTTCCTGGGGAACCTGTCCTGCCTGGACATCATCTACTCCACAGTCACTGGTCCCAAGATGTTGACTGGCCTTCTCTTTGGGCATCAGCCCATCTCTTTTGGTGGGTGCTTGGCCCAGCTCCACTTCTTCCACTTCCTGGGCAGTACTGAGGCCGTGCTACTGGCCACCAtggcctacgaccgctacgtGGCCATCTGCAATCCTTTGCGCTACACCCTTGCCATGAGCCCCCAGACTTGCCTGCTGCTGGCCACGGCCAGCTGGTCCATTGGTTTTGTGCATGCCACGATACACTCAGTCATGACCTCTCAGCTGACTTTCTGTGGCCACAACCACATTCGTCACTTCTTCTGTGACATCAAGCCACTGTTGAATTTGGCTTGCAGTAGTACCAGCCTCAACATGACCCTCCTCAATGTCATTACCACATCTGTTGTTTTAGGCCCCTTCGCTCTCATAGTCCTCTCCTGCCTCTACATCATCTGCTTCATTTTCCATAAAGTCCGGTCCCAGGAAGGAAGATGGAAGCCCTTCTCCACCTGTGCCTCCCACCTCACCGTTGTGGCACTGTTTTACATTCCAGTGCTCTTCAATTATACACCACCTTCGTCAGGAAGCTCCCTTCAAAGGGATGTGCAAGTGTCCCTCCTGTACAGTGCTGTCACCCCAGCTCTGAACCCCTTGATCTACACTCTTAGGAACCAGGAGATGAGATCTGCCCTGAAAAAAATGCTAGGGAAAATATCACGTTCCTGGAGGAATGTGACTAAAACAAGAACAAGGCTCAGAACAAAGACAAGGCTCACCTGTTTTTAA